The DNA region TGGACCTCGGCGTCGGGATCGGCGACCTCGTCCGGGCGACCCCGGAGCGCGCTGACGTCAACGCACTGTTCGACCGGCTGGAGTTCGGGCCGCAGGCTCGCGATCGATTCCTCACGGCGTTCCTGCCGGAGGGTTCCCCCGCGCCGGCAGCGGAGGTGGAACTGGAGCAGGCCTCGGTCCTGCACGCCGGCGAGGTCTCCGACTGGCTCGCAGCCCATGCGCCGGCCGGGCAGCGGCACGGCCTCGTCGTCGTCGGACCCTCCCGACCCGGCGCGGGCGACGCGCAGACGATCACCATCGCCGCCGCCGGCGGCGCCTCCGGGCACCTCGATCTGGCGACACTCGGACCCGACGACGAGCAGGCCCTCCGGGACTGGCTGGCCGACGACGCGGTGCACAAGGCGGTCCACGACGCCAAGGCGGCCACCCACGCGCTGATGGGGCGCGAGTTCCGGTTGGGCGGGGTCACCATGGACGTGGCCCTGGCGGCCTACCTGGTGCGGCCCGGCCAGCGCAGTTACGGCCTGGCGGAACTGTTCCAGCGTCACCTGCGGCGCGAACTGCCCGAGGCGGAGGTGGGGGACAAGCAACTGTCCCTGCTCGACGAGGTCGATGACGCCGAGGCGGAACAGAAGAACGCCGACGCCGCCGCGACCCGCGCCCGCGCGGTGGTCGATCTCGCGGAGCGGCTGGACGTGGAACTGGAGCAGGTGCACGGGGCGCGCCTGATGGCCGAGATGGAACTGCCGCTCGTACCGGTGCTGGCGCGGATGGAGTCGATCGGCATCGCGGTGGACGGTGGCGCCCTGGACGGGCTGCGGGACGACTTCGCCGACCGCGGTCGGCAGGCTGCCGACGCGGCCTACGCCGCGATCGGCGGGGAACAGATCAACCTGGGCTCACCCAAGCAGCTCCAGGTGGTGCTGTTCGAGACCCTCGGTATGCCCAAGACCAAGAAGACCAAGACCGGGTACACGACCGACGCCAAGGCCCTCGAGGAACTGCTCGCCAAGGAGACGGGGGACACCCCGGGTCGGGCGTTCCTCGAGGCACTGCTGCTGCACCGCGAGACCACCAAGATGCGGACGACGGTCGAGGGGCTCATCAAGACCATCGGTGACGACGGACGAATCCACACCACCTTCAACCAGACCGTGGCAGCGACCGGCCGGTTGTCCTCGACCGACCCGAACCTGCAGAACATCCCCGTACGCACCGAGGATGGTCGACGCATCCGCGGATCGTTCGTCGTGGGCGACGGCTACGACTGCCTCCTCACCGCTGACTACAGCCAGATCGAGATGCGGGTGATGGCGCACCTGTCCGGAGACGCCGGGCTCATCGAGGCGTTCCGGACGGGGGAGGACCTCCACTCGTTCGTGGGCTCCCGTGCGTTCGGCGTTCCCATCGACGAGGTCACCCCGGAGCTCCGTCGCCGGGTGAAGGCCATGAGTTACGGCTTGGCCTACGGGCTCAGTGCGTTCGGCCTCGCCGCCCAGCTCGGGATCAGCCAAGGCGAGGCGAAAGAGCAGATGGAGGCCTACTTCTCGCGCTTCGGCGGCGTGCGCGACTACCTGCGCGCAGTGGTCGAACAGGCCCGCCGCGACGGGTACACGGAGACCCTGTTCGGTCGGCGCCGCTACCTGCCCGAGCTCAACTCGGACAACCGGCTCAAGCGAGAGAACGCCGAACGTGCTGCGCTCAACGCGCCCATCCAGGGCACGGCCGCCGACATCATCAAGGCGGCCATGCTCAAGGTCGACGCGGACCTCGCCGAGCGGCGGCTGAAGAGCCGTCTTCTGCTCCAGGTCCACGACGAACTGGTGCTCGAGGTGGCGCAGGGTGAACTCGACGAGGTCCGCGACCTGGTCGTGGACCGCATGTTCTCCGCCATCGAGCTCGACGTCCCGCTGGACGTGTCCACCGGCACCGGCCCGAACTGGGACTCTGCGGCGCACTGACATCCCCGTCCACCTCCTCGGAGCCCGCCGACCTGTACCCTAAGTTCATTTCAGATTCGGCTCCACGACGCCTGAAAGGGCAACCATGACCCTCACCTCTCGGCGCGGTCTACGCGCCGCCCTGGCACTCACGGCCACCGCTGCCCTCGCGCTGACCGGCTGCACCACCAACACCGAGGGGCCGCAGGACTCCGGGGAGCCCCGCGAGGAGGTGTCCCTCGAGACCGACGAGGAGATCGCAGCCCTCGTCCCGGCCGAGATCCGGGACAAGGGCGTCATCGTGATCGGCACCAACCCGCCGTACGCGCCCAACGAGTTCAAGAACGAGAAGGGCGAGATCGTCGGTTTCGACATCGACGTGATGACCGCGGCCGCCCAGCTGATGGGGCTGCGCGCCGAGTTCCGGGAGTCCGACTTCGAGAAGATCATCCCGGCGATCGAGGGCGGCACCATGGACATGGGCGCCTCCTCGTTCACCGTCAACGACGAGCGGCTCCAGACCGTCGACTTCGTCACCTACTTCGAGGCCGGTATCCAGTGGGCCTCCGCCGCCGGGAACGAGGTGGACCCGGATGACGCCTGTGGCCTGAACGTGGCCGTCCAGCGCACCACGGTCTCCGATCAGGAGGACGTGCCCGCCCGTAGCAAGGCCTGCACGGACGCCGGCAAGCCCGCGATCGAGAAGGTCCAGTTCGACTCCCAGGACGAGGCCTCCACCGCTGTCGCCCTGGGCAAGGTCGACGCGATGTCCGCCGACTCGCCCATCTCGGCCTATGCGGTCAAGCAGTCCGAGGGCAAGATGCAGCTGGCCGGCGACGTCTTCGACTCCGCACCCTACGGCTGGCCCGTCCGCAAGGACTCCGAGCTGACCGCCGCCCTGGAAGCCGCCGCAGACAAGCTCATCGAGACCGGCGACTTCGAGAAGATCGCCCAGAACTGGGGCCTCGAGGCCGGGCTCATCGACGACGCCGAGATCCGGAAGGGTTGAGTGACCGGTAGGTGAGTACCGCGGAACAGGGGGCGACGACCCCCCGGGCGGACGCCCCGGAACCCATCAAGGCGGTGCCCCTGCGGCATCCGTGGCGATGGGTCTCGGCGACGGTCGTCCTGGTGCTGGTGTTCCTCTTCATCTGGGGCGCGGCGACCAATCCGGCCTACGGCTGGAGCACGTACGGGAGGTATCTGTTCGACACCCGGTTCGGCATGGCGGTGTTCTACACCATCGCGCTCACCCTGCTGTCGATGATCCTCGCCGTCGTCCTGGGCGTCATCCTCTCGGTGATGCGGATGAGCAGCAACCCGGTCCTCAAGGCCGTGGCGTGGGTGTACCTGTGGATCTTCCGCGGGACCCCGATCTACGTGCAGCTGCTGTTCTGGGGCCTGATCTTCACCCTGTACCGCCAGGTCCAGTTCGGGATCCCGTTCACCGACTTCCAGATCGTCCGCTTCGACGACACGATGGTGCTGTACTCGGCCTTCTGGTTGGCCGTGGTGGGACTCGCCATGAACGAGGCCGCGTACATGGCGGAGATCGTCCGCGCCGGCATCTCCTCGGTGCCGGAGGGGCAGGCCGAGGCCTCGACCGCACTGGGCATGACGTGGGGCCAGACCATGCGGCGGACGATCCTGCCGCAGGCCATGCGGGTCATCATCCCCCCGACCGGCAACGAGTTCATCTCGATGCTCAAGACCACCTCGCTCGTCGTCGCCATCCCCTTCTCCGGTGAGCTGTACGGGCAGGCGCGCGACATCTCGGGCGTCAACTTCCAGCCCATCCCGTTGCTACTGGTGGCCGCCACCTGGTATCTGGTCATCACCAGCGTCCTCATGGTGGGCCAGCACTACCTCGAGAAGCGCTTCTCCCGCGGCGCCACCCGTCAGCTCACGGGTCGACAGCTGCGTGCACTCGCCGATGCGGACGGGCTCACCCCGTCCTCTCTCGCCGCGGCCCGGGCCGCCGACCCGTCCGGAGGCAAGCCATGACGCCGATGGTCAGGGCCGAGCAGGTCTGTAAGAATTTCGGGTCACTCCGCGTCCTCAAGGGCATCGACCTCGAGGTCGCCGCTGGTGAGGTGCTGTGCCTGGTCGGGCCCTCCGGCTCGGGCAAGTCCACGTTCCTCCGGTGCATCAACCACCTGGAGAGGGTCGACGCGGGCAGGCTCTACGTCGACGGGGAGCTCGTGGGATACCGCGAGAAGGGCGACAAGCTCTACGAGATCTCCCCGAAGCAGGCCGCGCGCCAGCGCCGGGACATCGGCATGGTGTTCCAGCACTTCAACCTCTTCCTCCACCGCACCGCCCTCGAGAACGTGATCGAGGCACCGATGCTGGTGAAGGGTCAGTCACGTTCGGACGCCACCGAGCGGGCCCGGGAGCTGCTCGCCAAGGTCGGCCTCGCAGCGAAGGCCGACACCTA from Dietzia sp. B32 includes:
- the polA gene encoding DNA polymerase I, which translates into the protein MSTTSKTAEASTTPGTGPGAASGATAGEGPTRLLLLDGHSLAFRAFYALPAENFSTASGQHTNAVYGFLSMVANLVTEEEPTHLAVAFDVSRATLHRTAEYPEYKSTRSAAPEEFKGQVELIQEALAALGVRTLSLEGHEADDIIATLATHAGVAETLICTGDRDALQLVTDEVTVLYPVKGVSELARFTPESVEAKYGVTPTQYPDVAALRGDTSDNLPGVPKVGDKTAAKWITQYGTLSELIAHADEIKGKVGESFREHLPQVQLNRRITELTRDLDLGVGIGDLVRATPERADVNALFDRLEFGPQARDRFLTAFLPEGSPAPAAEVELEQASVLHAGEVSDWLAAHAPAGQRHGLVVVGPSRPGAGDAQTITIAAAGGASGHLDLATLGPDDEQALRDWLADDAVHKAVHDAKAATHALMGREFRLGGVTMDVALAAYLVRPGQRSYGLAELFQRHLRRELPEAEVGDKQLSLLDEVDDAEAEQKNADAAATRARAVVDLAERLDVELEQVHGARLMAEMELPLVPVLARMESIGIAVDGGALDGLRDDFADRGRQAADAAYAAIGGEQINLGSPKQLQVVLFETLGMPKTKKTKTGYTTDAKALEELLAKETGDTPGRAFLEALLLHRETTKMRTTVEGLIKTIGDDGRIHTTFNQTVAATGRLSSTDPNLQNIPVRTEDGRRIRGSFVVGDGYDCLLTADYSQIEMRVMAHLSGDAGLIEAFRTGEDLHSFVGSRAFGVPIDEVTPELRRRVKAMSYGLAYGLSAFGLAAQLGISQGEAKEQMEAYFSRFGGVRDYLRAVVEQARRDGYTETLFGRRRYLPELNSDNRLKRENAERAALNAPIQGTAADIIKAAMLKVDADLAERRLKSRLLLQVHDELVLEVAQGELDEVRDLVVDRMFSAIELDVPLDVSTGTGPNWDSAAH
- a CDS encoding ABC transporter substrate-binding protein, which translates into the protein MTLTSRRGLRAALALTATAALALTGCTTNTEGPQDSGEPREEVSLETDEEIAALVPAEIRDKGVIVIGTNPPYAPNEFKNEKGEIVGFDIDVMTAAAQLMGLRAEFRESDFEKIIPAIEGGTMDMGASSFTVNDERLQTVDFVTYFEAGIQWASAAGNEVDPDDACGLNVAVQRTTVSDQEDVPARSKACTDAGKPAIEKVQFDSQDEASTAVALGKVDAMSADSPISAYAVKQSEGKMQLAGDVFDSAPYGWPVRKDSELTAALEAAADKLIETGDFEKIAQNWGLEAGLIDDAEIRKG
- a CDS encoding amino acid ABC transporter permease, with product MSTAEQGATTPRADAPEPIKAVPLRHPWRWVSATVVLVLVFLFIWGAATNPAYGWSTYGRYLFDTRFGMAVFYTIALTLLSMILAVVLGVILSVMRMSSNPVLKAVAWVYLWIFRGTPIYVQLLFWGLIFTLYRQVQFGIPFTDFQIVRFDDTMVLYSAFWLAVVGLAMNEAAYMAEIVRAGISSVPEGQAEASTALGMTWGQTMRRTILPQAMRVIIPPTGNEFISMLKTTSLVVAIPFSGELYGQARDISGVNFQPIPLLLVAATWYLVITSVLMVGQHYLEKRFSRGATRQLTGRQLRALADADGLTPSSLAAARAADPSGGKP
- a CDS encoding amino acid ABC transporter ATP-binding protein; the encoded protein is MTPMVRAEQVCKNFGSLRVLKGIDLEVAAGEVLCLVGPSGSGKSTFLRCINHLERVDAGRLYVDGELVGYREKGDKLYEISPKQAARQRRDIGMVFQHFNLFLHRTALENVIEAPMLVKGQSRSDATERARELLAKVGLAAKADTYPAQLSGGQQQRVAIARALAMDPKLMLFDEPTSALDPELVGEVLGVMRDLADAGMTMVVVTHEMGFAREVADTVAFMDDGVVVESGKPADVLRSPSHQRTKDFLSKIL